A region of Subtercola boreus DNA encodes the following proteins:
- a CDS encoding acyl-CoA thioesterase has product MTDAFGSLLSALDITDSGARTNEDIFVGPSEWTPQGRVFGGQVLAQSLVAASRTLDDSRAAHSMHGYFLRPGDIAQPITFSVDRIHDGRSFSTRRTQAYQNGLPILSMIASFQTSDPGLDHQVQMPEGVPDPESLPTTADIIGHLDHPVARSWAFERPFDIRHVTQPVYLRSDESGAAQQAVWIRCISRLPDDPVLHRAALAYASDYSILESVFRRHGLNWLTPGVRVASLDHAMWWHRPGRADEWVLYTQESPSATGGRGLAMGRMFSRDGQLLASVAQEGTIRVPGL; this is encoded by the coding sequence ATGACGGACGCCTTCGGGAGCCTGCTTTCGGCCCTCGACATCACCGACAGCGGGGCGAGAACGAACGAGGACATCTTCGTCGGCCCCTCCGAGTGGACACCCCAGGGCCGCGTGTTCGGCGGGCAGGTGCTGGCCCAGTCCCTGGTGGCGGCAAGCCGCACCCTCGACGACAGCCGCGCCGCACATTCGATGCACGGTTACTTCCTCCGGCCCGGCGACATCGCGCAGCCCATCACGTTCTCCGTCGACCGGATCCACGACGGCAGGTCGTTCTCGACGAGGCGCACGCAGGCCTACCAGAACGGCTTGCCGATCCTGTCGATGATCGCTTCGTTCCAGACGTCGGACCCGGGCCTCGACCACCAGGTGCAGATGCCCGAGGGCGTGCCCGACCCGGAATCGCTGCCGACGACGGCCGACATCATCGGTCACCTCGATCATCCGGTGGCCCGTAGCTGGGCCTTCGAGCGCCCCTTCGACATCCGTCACGTCACCCAGCCGGTGTACCTGCGTTCGGATGAGAGCGGCGCCGCGCAACAGGCGGTCTGGATCAGATGCATCTCCCGATTGCCTGACGATCCTGTGCTGCACCGCGCGGCCCTCGCCTACGCGAGCGACTACTCGATTCTCGAGTCGGTGTTCCGCCGTCACGGGCTGAACTGGCTGACGCCCGGGGTCAGGGTGGCGAGCCTCGACCATGCGATGTGGTGGCACCGGCCGGGCCGGGCTGACGAGTGGGTGCTCTACACGCAGGAGTCCCCCTCGGCGACCGGCGGGCGAGGGCTGGCGATGGGGCGGATGTTCTCCCGGGACGGCCAGCTGCTCGCCAGCGTTGCGCAGGAGGGCACGATCCGGGTTCCGGGGCTGTAG
- a CDS encoding acyl-CoA thioesterase, translating into MRLHVPTRLRWSDLDAYGHVNNVSMLRLLEEARIEAFWSTDSTTRQTPDGEVTEYSGNSAMAVLDGRADANTLSLIARQEIEYLAQIPYLREPLDLQLWIGRLAGASLDVCYEVWNPVESESRVLFTRAATTLVLFDAAHGRPRRISAPERAAWEPFVEAPLQFLHRR; encoded by the coding sequence ATGCGCCTGCACGTACCGACTCGCCTCCGCTGGTCCGACCTCGACGCCTACGGCCACGTCAACAACGTCTCGATGCTGCGCCTCCTGGAAGAGGCGCGCATCGAGGCGTTCTGGTCGACCGACTCCACGACGCGCCAGACGCCGGACGGCGAGGTCACCGAGTACAGCGGCAACTCCGCCATGGCGGTGCTCGACGGACGCGCCGACGCCAACACGCTCTCGCTGATAGCCCGCCAGGAGATCGAGTACCTGGCACAGATTCCGTACCTGCGGGAACCTCTCGACCTCCAGCTCTGGATCGGGCGACTCGCGGGTGCGAGCCTCGACGTCTGCTACGAGGTCTGGAACCCGGTCGAGAGCGAGTCGCGTGTGCTGTTCACCCGTGCCGCCACGACTCTCGTGCTCTTCGACGCGGCGCACGGCCGGCCCCGCCGCATCTCGGCCCCCGAGCGGGCGGCGTGGGAACCGTTCGTCGAAGCGCCCCTGCAGTTCCTGCACCGCCGCTGA
- the ettA gene encoding energy-dependent translational throttle protein EttA, which translates to MAEYIYSMVRARKAVGEKLILDDVTMSFLPGAKIGVVGPNGAGKSTILKIMAGLDTPSNGDATLSPGYTVGILMQEPELDESKTVLENVQEGVGEIKGQIDRFNEISAALADPDADFDTLLEEMGTLQEKIDAADAWDLDSQLEQAMDALRTPPGDASVSNLSGGEKRRVALTKLLLQKPDLLLLDEPTNHLDAESVLWLEQHLAKYPGAVLAVTHDRYFLDHVAEWIAEVDRGKLYPYEGNYSTYLEKKQERLQVQGKKDAKLSKRLAEELEWVRSNAKGRQAKSKARLARYEEMASEAERTRKLDFEEIVIPVGPRLGSQVIDAKKLTKGFGERVLINDLSFTLPRNGIVGVIGPNGVGKSTLFKTIVGFEPLDSGELRIGDTVDISYVDQDRGGIDPKKTLWEVVSDGQDYIQVGKTEIPSRAYVSTFGFKGPDQQKAAGVLSGGERNRLNLALTLKQGGNLLLLDEPTNDLDVETLGSLENALLEFPGCAVVITHDRWFLDRIATHILSYEGTEEDPANWYWFEGNFEAYEQNKIERLGPDAAKPHRSAYRKLTRD; encoded by the coding sequence ATGGCCGAATACATTTACTCTATGGTGCGCGCCCGCAAGGCCGTGGGCGAGAAGCTGATCCTCGACGACGTCACGATGTCGTTCCTCCCGGGGGCGAAGATCGGTGTGGTGGGTCCGAACGGTGCCGGAAAGTCGACCATCCTGAAGATCATGGCCGGGCTCGACACTCCGAGCAACGGCGACGCGACGCTGTCCCCGGGCTACACCGTGGGAATCCTGATGCAGGAGCCCGAGCTCGACGAGTCGAAGACGGTGCTCGAGAACGTGCAGGAGGGCGTGGGGGAGATCAAGGGCCAGATCGATCGCTTCAACGAGATCTCCGCCGCCCTGGCCGACCCCGACGCCGACTTCGACACCCTGCTCGAGGAGATGGGCACGCTGCAGGAGAAGATCGATGCTGCCGACGCCTGGGATCTCGACTCCCAGCTCGAACAGGCGATGGATGCCCTCCGCACCCCGCCCGGAGACGCGAGTGTCTCGAACCTCTCCGGTGGTGAGAAGCGCCGTGTGGCGCTGACGAAGCTGCTCCTGCAGAAGCCCGATCTTCTGCTTCTCGACGAACCGACGAACCACCTCGACGCCGAGAGCGTGCTGTGGCTGGAGCAGCACCTCGCGAAGTACCCGGGCGCCGTGCTCGCGGTCACACACGACAGGTACTTCCTCGACCACGTCGCCGAATGGATCGCCGAAGTCGACCGCGGCAAGCTGTACCCCTACGAAGGCAACTACTCGACGTACCTCGAGAAGAAGCAGGAACGTCTCCAGGTGCAGGGCAAGAAAGACGCCAAACTCTCGAAGCGCCTCGCGGAAGAACTCGAATGGGTCAGGTCGAACGCCAAGGGCCGCCAGGCGAAGTCCAAGGCGCGCCTGGCGCGCTACGAGGAGATGGCGAGTGAGGCCGAGCGCACCAGGAAGCTCGACTTCGAGGAGATCGTGATCCCCGTCGGGCCCCGGCTCGGCTCGCAGGTCATCGACGCGAAGAAGCTCACCAAGGGCTTCGGCGAGCGTGTGCTGATCAACGACCTCTCGTTCACCCTCCCGCGGAACGGGATCGTCGGGGTGATCGGCCCGAACGGTGTCGGAAAGTCGACGTTGTTCAAGACGATCGTGGGCTTCGAGCCCCTCGACTCGGGTGAGCTCCGCATCGGCGACACGGTCGACATCTCCTACGTCGACCAGGACCGAGGCGGAATCGACCCGAAGAAGACTCTCTGGGAGGTCGTCTCCGACGGCCAGGACTACATCCAGGTCGGCAAGACAGAGATCCCGTCCCGAGCCTACGTCTCCACCTTCGGCTTCAAGGGTCCCGACCAGCAGAAGGCGGCGGGTGTGCTCTCCGGTGGTGAGCGCAACCGGCTGAACCTCGCGCTGACCCTCAAGCAGGGCGGCAACCTGCTGCTGCTCGACGAACCGACGAACGACCTGGACGTCGAGACCCTCGGAAGCCTGGAGAACGCCCTTCTCGAGTTCCCCGGCTGCGCGGTGGTCATCACACACGACCGGTGGTTCCTCGACCGGATCGCGACGCACATCCTGTCCTATGAGGGCACCGAGGAGGATCCGGCGAACTGGTACTGGTTCGAGGGCAACTTCGAGGCCTACGAGCAGAACAAGATCGAGCGTCTCGGCCCGGATGCGGCCAAGCCCCACCGTTCCGCGTACCGCAAGCTCACCCGCGACTGA
- a CDS encoding DUF6993 domain-containing protein, producing the protein MPARSSRVVLTAVLTAATALVLAACTATDAPNPSPTSSSTQTGAPAPAPTTAATFVPGGSATDNLPFFDAVNSGVVAAATAANQTPDGAGFVTALRNGGFAVADMQLTPDITTVGVKADSVQFSVALGGQCLIGQYGFGEYHSLVAPLLGTGKCLIGETRTIDF; encoded by the coding sequence ATGCCAGCGCGCTCGTCTCGCGTCGTGCTCACCGCGGTTCTGACGGCGGCCACTGCCCTCGTCCTGGCCGCCTGCACGGCGACGGATGCACCGAACCCGTCCCCGACCTCGTCGTCCACCCAGACGGGTGCGCCCGCACCTGCCCCGACCACAGCGGCGACGTTCGTCCCCGGAGGGTCGGCCACCGACAACCTCCCGTTCTTCGACGCCGTCAACAGTGGGGTCGTCGCGGCCGCGACGGCGGCGAACCAGACCCCCGACGGGGCGGGGTTCGTCACCGCCCTCCGGAACGGGGGATTCGCCGTGGCAGACATGCAGCTGACACCCGACATCACCACAGTCGGGGTGAAGGCCGACTCTGTGCAGTTCTCGGTGGCGCTCGGCGGCCAGTGCCTCATCGGCCAGTACGGCTTCGGGGAGTACCACAGCCTCGTGGCCCCGCTGCTCGGCACCGGCAAGTGCCTGATCGGTGAGACCCGCACCATAGACTTCTAG
- a CDS encoding single-stranded DNA-binding protein codes for MPDTITLTGVIATTPRHITTTEGLEITSFRLASSQRRFDRQQNSWVDMGTNWYTVTAFRQLASNLAASVAKGDRVVAAGRLRIREWENAEKSGMTVEIEAESVGHDLGWGTTTFQKSLQSGSAAAAAGPGPSSDDGREASGSLGAGGGLGPGGWTIPGSSHVPGSPHEPGSGLESGNGLEPDGFTPASTADSERDAHAPHLDSTRL; via the coding sequence ATGCCCGACACCATCACCCTGACCGGCGTGATCGCGACCACGCCCCGGCACATCACGACGACGGAGGGGCTCGAGATCACGAGCTTCCGGCTCGCTTCGAGCCAACGCAGATTCGACCGTCAACAGAACAGCTGGGTCGACATGGGAACGAACTGGTACACCGTCACGGCCTTCCGCCAACTGGCGTCGAACCTCGCAGCCTCGGTCGCGAAGGGCGACCGGGTGGTTGCTGCGGGCCGGCTGCGCATCCGCGAGTGGGAGAACGCGGAGAAGAGCGGGATGACCGTGGAGATCGAAGCGGAATCGGTCGGTCACGACCTCGGCTGGGGCACCACGACGTTCCAGAAGAGCTTGCAGTCCGGATCGGCGGCGGCAGCGGCGGGGCCGGGGCCGTCGAGCGACGACGGGCGCGAGGCGAGCGGCTCCCTCGGTGCGGGCGGTGGCCTGGGGCCGGGTGGCTGGACCATACCCGGCAGCAGTCATGTACCCGGCAGCCCTCATGAGCCCGGCAGCGGTCTCGAATCCGGCAACGGGCTCGAACCCGACGGCTTCACGCCGGCATCCACGGCCGATTCGGAGCGTGACGCCCACGCTCCTCACCTAGACTCGACGCGTCTATAG
- a CDS encoding DUF1801 domain-containing protein: MNPTEEIDSLIAKHPDWRGAKLAEMRAIIRGVDPGIVEEWKWMGAPVWELDGILIAGNIFKTKVKLGFMYGALIADPDGLFNGELGGNQRRSVEFAEGDEVDEESFKTLVRAAIAYNRAKPAKARSKKQTAE, from the coding sequence ATGAATCCCACCGAGGAGATCGACAGCCTGATCGCGAAACATCCGGACTGGCGCGGCGCGAAGCTCGCCGAGATGCGCGCCATCATCCGAGGTGTCGATCCCGGCATCGTCGAGGAGTGGAAGTGGATGGGAGCTCCCGTCTGGGAGCTCGACGGCATCCTCATCGCCGGCAACATCTTCAAGACGAAGGTGAAACTCGGGTTCATGTACGGCGCGCTCATCGCCGACCCCGACGGCCTGTTCAACGGTGAGCTGGGCGGCAATCAGCGCCGTTCCGTCGAGTTCGCGGAGGGCGACGAGGTCGACGAGGAGTCGTTCAAGACGCTGGTGCGGGCGGCGATCGCGTACAACCGGGCGAAGCCGGCGAAGGCCCGCTCGAAGAAGCAGACGGCAGAGTAG
- a CDS encoding MarR family winged helix-turn-helix transcriptional regulator, protein MSQQSRDERRDQNALIDALAQTAFVVTAVLGRVGLEHDLSLTQLRMLGVLRDRRLRMSGLASFLGLEKSTLSGLVDRALARGLVERSADPDDRRAVVVTLSARGAELAAGVFAEVSEQLLPLLASLEPADQRRLSALLAGLLASP, encoded by the coding sequence ATGTCACAGCAGAGTCGGGACGAGCGGCGCGACCAGAACGCCCTCATCGATGCCCTCGCGCAGACGGCCTTCGTCGTGACGGCTGTACTCGGCCGGGTCGGCCTGGAGCACGACCTCTCGCTCACGCAGCTCCGGATGCTCGGGGTGCTCCGCGACCGGCGCCTCCGCATGTCGGGGCTGGCCTCCTTCCTCGGGCTCGAGAAGTCCACCCTGTCCGGGCTGGTCGATCGGGCCCTCGCCCGCGGCCTTGTCGAGAGGTCTGCCGATCCGGATGACCGGCGGGCGGTCGTCGTCACGCTCTCCGCCCGCGGGGCCGAGCTCGCCGCCGGGGTGTTCGCCGAGGTGTCTGAGCAGCTTCTCCCGCTGCTGGCCTCGCTCGAGCCGGCTGATCAGCGCCGACTCAGCGCGCTCCTGGCCGGGTTGCTGGCCTCGCCATGA
- a CDS encoding quinone oxidoreductase family protein, which produces MFAAVVTSFDSAPRYQEIATPEAQAPTEIVVDVLAAGLHPRVRSQADGSHYTSTDELPLVPGIDGVGRGPDGLLRYFVLPDTVRGSMAEQTVIDTRRSIVLPAGSDPVAVAAVMNPAMSSWIALRQRIDFAPGSNVLVLGATGSAGRLAVQIAKRFGAASIVAAARNADLLAELAAAGGAQTVSLAGEPADVATRLGAAAAEVDVVLDYLWGEPTAAAMAAVVTHRTDESRPLTWIEIGSVAGAAASIPSAALRASRLSIVGSGQGSVSGREILGELPALVQAIDEGAFEVETRAVPLRDVGAVWLDTSNTRERVVLVP; this is translated from the coding sequence ATGTTTGCAGCCGTCGTCACCTCGTTCGATTCGGCCCCCCGCTACCAGGAAATCGCAACGCCCGAGGCGCAGGCACCGACCGAGATCGTCGTCGATGTGCTCGCCGCCGGCCTCCACCCCCGGGTACGTTCGCAGGCCGACGGGTCGCACTACACCAGCACCGACGAACTCCCCCTCGTCCCCGGCATCGACGGTGTCGGGCGCGGGCCCGACGGGCTGCTGCGATACTTCGTGCTCCCCGACACCGTGCGCGGATCGATGGCCGAGCAGACGGTCATCGACACCCGACGGAGCATCGTCCTTCCGGCCGGCAGCGACCCGGTCGCCGTCGCAGCCGTCATGAACCCGGCAATGTCGTCGTGGATCGCCCTCCGGCAGCGCATCGACTTCGCGCCGGGATCGAACGTGCTCGTGCTCGGTGCGACAGGAAGCGCGGGCCGCCTCGCGGTGCAGATCGCGAAGAGGTTCGGTGCGGCATCCATCGTCGCCGCCGCGCGGAACGCCGACCTGCTGGCCGAACTCGCGGCCGCTGGCGGAGCACAGACCGTCTCACTCGCCGGCGAGCCAGCGGATGTCGCCACGCGCCTCGGCGCGGCAGCCGCGGAGGTCGACGTGGTGCTCGACTACCTCTGGGGCGAACCCACGGCGGCTGCGATGGCCGCCGTGGTCACGCACCGTACCGACGAGTCCCGGCCGCTCACGTGGATCGAGATCGGCTCGGTGGCGGGGGCCGCGGCATCCATTCCCTCCGCCGCTCTTCGTGCCAGCCGCCTCAGCATCGTGGGCAGCGGCCAGGGCTCGGTGAGCGGGCGCGAGATCCTCGGCGAGCTGCCCGCACTCGTGCAGGCGATCGACGAGGGCGCGTTCGAGGTGGAGACCCGCGCCGTGCCGCTCCGCGACGTCGGGGCGGTGTGGCTCGACACGTCGAACACGCGCGAGCGCGTCGTTCTGGTGCCCTGA